CTAAAGATTGCACTGGCCCTTGATTCCACGAGATCAGATATTTAGCTTTATTTTCACTATTTTCTTGTTTTGTACAGTACAAAGAACACAGAGGGACACTAGTGAAGTAAGTACAGACCACCAACGTTGTCAAGATAATCACAGTAAGGTACCGTGATAAGGAAAAttaggtttctgagtagcagccgtgttagtctgtatttgcaaaaagaaaaggagtacctgtggcaccttagagactaacaaatttatttgagcataagctttcgtgagctacagctcacttcattggatgcatccgatgaagtgagctgtagttcacaaaagcttatgctcaaataaatttgttagtctccaaggtgccacgggtactccttttctttaaggaaaaCTAGGTGGCTCATGGGACTAGCTATTTTCCTTTAAATTGCTAATTCAAGTCCAGCCCAGAGTAGTTACACCTAAAAGTTATTTGGGGCAGCCACCATGAaatgtgttggggttttttttttggattttttttttttatttaaagcccAGGTCTCAGTGGACAGTTCCAGAAACCACTTTATCTGACTGTCCACGCTCACAAAAGCCAGGCCAAAGATTGAATGAGCATGGCGCTAAATAATCCTCTTATCCTAACAGGTGCCCACTCCATTTATTCTGAAGCAGGCTTTATTAAGTACACGAGAGTCAGGATTTCGGGATCCACATGACCACAACAGCAGGACAAAATTCAACAGAATGCAGAAAAAGGCCTCAGAGCGGCCTTCTCCCTCGGCAGGACACAACCAGCTAACGGGAGCGAGGCAACGCAAACCGGCCCTAGAAAGAGAGTCATGGGTAGGTCTGGCTTGGCGAGCTCGCTCCCGAAACTCGACCCCGCTCTTCCCAGTCCAGACCCGGGCCACAAGCAGCGCGTGGTCGGCCCTGGCAGCTCCGCGAGGGAGGGCGGCGCCGTCACCCGTCACGGGTAACAGCTGCCTCAGCCAGCGACGCGCCGCGGAGCCCGAG
This genomic window from Dermochelys coriacea isolate rDerCor1 chromosome 8, rDerCor1.pri.v4, whole genome shotgun sequence contains:
- the LOC119859904 gene encoding pulmonary surfactant-associated protein D-like, which gives rise to MQKKASERPSPSAGHNQLTGARQRKPALERESWVGLAWRARSRNSTPLFPVQTRATSSAWSALAAPRGRAAPSPVTGNSCLSQRRAAEPEGPPGAARGSSARQEPGKQAQPRDPLGARGSREAPGRGVTHLAGRGGGGGQRGPRAQEAALGDGGGRPSMPGRRAARLPGKR